The following coding sequences are from one Triticum aestivum cultivar Chinese Spring chromosome 5A, IWGSC CS RefSeq v2.1, whole genome shotgun sequence window:
- the LOC123107437 gene encoding UDP-glucosyltransferase UGT13248, translated as MVHADETTHILLVPYPAQGHLNPILQFGKRLAGHGGVRCTVAATKFVVGSTKPSPGSVHVAVFSDGCDAGGPAELGGHKGPYFEQLESAGSEALDELLRTEAASGRPVRVVVYDTFMPWVAPLARRYGAACAAVLTQTCTVDVVYTHARAGRVPVPVRKGDSPLELPGLSCRLGAADVPTFLTDSDAHHPSLRDMLMNQFAGLGAVDHVFVNSFFDLEPQEAEYLASTLGARTIGPTVPSAYLDDRLPDDASYGFHLHTPMTAVTKAWLDARPPRSVVYASFGSIVAPGPDQMAEVAEGLRNAGSQFLWVVRATETAKLPEGFAARAAARGDLIVPWCPQLEVLAHGAVGCFVTHCGWNSTVEALSAGVPMVAVPQWSDQPTNAKYIEDVWRVGVRARPDAGGLVRKGEVERCIKEVMGGKEYKRRASEWREKAKAAVSEGGTSDRNIADFLSKYRVAK; from the exons ATGGTGCACGCCGACGAAACCACACACATCCTCCTCGTCCCGTACCCGGCCCAGGGCCACCTCAACCCGATCCTCCAGTTCGGCAAGCGGCTCGCCGGCCACGGCGGCGTCCGGTGCACCGTCGCGGCGACCAAGTTCGTCGTCGGCTCCACGAAGCCGTCCCCGGGCTCGGTGCACGTCGCCGTTTTCTCCGACGGCTGCGACGCCGGCGGGCCCGCTGAGCTGGGCGGGCACAAGGGCCCCTACTTCGAGCAGCTGGAGTCGGCCGGGTCCGAGGCGCTGGACGAGCTCCTCCGGACCGAGGCGGCGAGTGGCCGCCCAGTGCGCGTGGTGGTGTACGACACGTTCATGCCGTGGGTGGCGCCCCTGGCGCGGCGGTACGGGGCGGCGTGCGCGGCGGTGCTCACCCAGACGTGCACCGTGGACGTCGTGTACACGCACGCACGGGCCGGGCGCGTGCCGGTGCCGGTGCGCAAGGGGGACTCCCCACTCGAGCTCCCTGGACTGTCGTGCCGGCTCGGCGCCGCCGACGTGCCGACGTTCCTGACCGACTCCGACGCGCACCACCCGTCCCTACGCGACATGCTAATGAACCAGTTCGCCGGGCTCGGCGCCGTGGATCACGTGTTCGTCAACTCCTTCTTCGACCTGGAGCCTCAG GAAGCCGAGTACCTGGCGTCGACGCTGGGGGCCAGGACGATCGGGCCGACGGTGCCGTCGGCGTACCTGGACGACCGCCTGCCCGACGACGCGTCCTACGGCTTCCACCTGCACACCCCGATGACGGCCGTGACCAAGGCGTGGCTGGACGCGCGCCCGCCGCGCTCCGTCGTGTACGCCTCCTTCGGCAGCATCGTGGCGCCGGGGCCGGACCAGATGGCCGAGGTGGCCGAGGGCCTCCGCAACGCCGGCAGCCAATTCCTGTGGGTGGTGCGCGCCACGGAGACGGCCAAGCTGCCCGAGGGCttcgcggcgagggcggcggcgcggggggacCTGATCGTGCCGTGGTGCCCGCAGCTGGAGGTGCTGGCGCACGGCGCCGTGGGGTGCTTCGTGacgcactgcgggtggaactcCACCGTGGAGGCGCTGAGCGCCGGCGTGCCGATGGTGGCGGTGCCGCAGTGGTCGGACCAGCCGACCAACGCCAAGTACATCGAGGACGTGTGGCGCGTTGGCGTGCGCGCGCGGCCGGACGCCGGCGGGCTGGTGAGGAAGGGGGAGGTGGAGAGATGCATCAAGGAGGTGATGGGCGGCAAGGAGTACAAGAGGAGGGCGTCGGAGTGGCGGGAGAAGGCCAAGGCCGCCGTGAGCGAGGGCGGCACCTCCGACCGCAACATCGCCGATTTCCTCTCGAAATATCGCGTGGCAAAATGA